The Cohaesibacter gelatinilyticus genome includes a window with the following:
- a CDS encoding 5-formyltetrahydrofolate cyclo-ligase: MDDAQLSEQKQQMRRKVLSMRDSIPAEDREAFSHQASNHLLSHLASIEFKPSGTIGVFWPIRSEIDCLLPVASLRAQSYQLALPVVVSETAMEFRFWQEGDQLEPAGYGSMGPAQEAMSVTPDCLIMPLSLFDLSRQRAGYGGGFYDRYISASEQTGARPLLIGLAYAMQEVDRVPVGRYDQALDWIVTDQGVI, from the coding sequence ATGGATGATGCGCAGCTCAGCGAACAAAAACAACAAATGCGCCGCAAGGTTCTTTCGATGCGGGATTCGATTCCCGCGGAAGATCGCGAAGCTTTTTCCCATCAAGCCTCCAATCATCTTCTGTCCCATCTTGCCTCCATAGAGTTCAAACCCTCTGGCACGATTGGAGTATTCTGGCCTATCCGCTCCGAGATTGATTGTCTTTTGCCTGTGGCATCATTGCGAGCACAGTCTTATCAACTCGCACTCCCCGTAGTCGTGAGTGAGACCGCCATGGAATTTCGTTTCTGGCAAGAGGGTGATCAGCTGGAGCCAGCAGGCTATGGCAGTATGGGGCCCGCACAGGAAGCGATGTCTGTCACTCCAGATTGTTTGATCATGCCGCTTTCACTTTTTGATCTATCGAGGCAACGGGCGGGTTATGGTGGTGGTTTTTATGATCGCTATATCAGTGCTTCTGAGCAAACAGGTGCCCGGCCCCTGCTGATTGGTTTGGCATATGCCATGCAAGAGGTGGACAGGGTGCCAGTTGGGCGCTATGACCAAGCTTTGGATTGGATTGTTACTGATCAGGGTGTCATCTAA